In Triticum aestivum cultivar Chinese Spring chromosome 5B, IWGSC CS RefSeq v2.1, whole genome shotgun sequence, the following proteins share a genomic window:
- the LOC123112173 gene encoding dipeptidyl aminopeptidase BI, whose protein sequence is MRRHLDLLPRLLLRRHVHRRASPGASPLPPPPPNPPRPPQKPEPVTIHGETWHDSYAWMGSLSDAAAMRHMDVHMEAEEKYAEACLAAAGADRLARKLQLEMASRLASDACTPPARWGPWLYYRRADEGKQYPVLCRRSAALHGEFVSYSDPSAGFDFTAGKRIEQKLVDYNKEAERFGGYSYEELSEVSPDHRFIAYTMYDKDKDSFTLMVRDLVTGTLCDKPRADRVSNISWAMDGKALVYIVTNEDRRPYRLFCSIIGSNKDDILILEEPDENIYLNIRHTKDFRFITLNVFSDTHSKVYLIRASDPLSRMTLVWEGESQVHCIVEHHHGRLYLFTDAAREGVCVNSHYLMQCDVESPGPKSWKNVFLEEPGIILEDVDFCNTHMVLILRQGRKLRLCSVNLPLPENIQVPAHLSDFHPLDLPLPNHVCQILSGPNYDYYSSTMRFTISSPVMPDAVVDYNLLSGKWQMVQQQNMLHERTKVLYGNAFASNAGKLSSDGADLSSEDLGDCDWNELSEYYACEYYDVPSKDGVLIPLTLVYSRKHKQEGNPGLLHGHGAYGEILDKRWRSELKSLLDRGWVIAYADVRGGGGYGKEWHRDGARTKKMNSIYDFVSCGEFLLEKGIIQENKLAGWGYSAGGLLVASAINTRPDLFRAAVLKVPFLDVCNTLLHPILPLTAIDYEEFGFPVDHEEFLSIKKYSPYDNIQKDVPYPAVFVTSSFNTRFGVWEAAKWVAKVRELTQYDPERPVILNLTTDVVEESKYLETKELATETAFLIKMVNNT, encoded by the exons ATGCGCCGTCATCTCGacctgctcccccgcctcctcctccgccgccacgtCCACCGCCGCGCCAGTCCCGGGGCCTCGCCGCTCCCGCCCCCGCCGCCCAACCCGCCGCGCCCGCCGCAGAAGCCCGAGCCCGTCACCATCCACGGGGAGACGTGGCACGACAGCTACGCCTGGATGGGCTCGCTCTCCGACGCCGCCGCCATGCGCCACATGGACGTCCACATGGAGGCCGAGGAGAAGTACGCCGAggcctgcctcgccgccgccggcgccgaccGCCTCGCCCGCAAGCTCCAGCTCGAGATGGCCTCCCGCCTCGCCTCCGACGCCTGCACGCCGCCCGCCCGCTGGGGCCCCTGGCTCTACTACCGCCGAGCGGACGAGGGCAAGCAGTACCCCGTGCTctgccgccgctccgccgccctcCATGGGGAGTTCGTCTCCTACAGCGACCCCTCCGCGGGGTTCGACTTCACCGCTGGGAAGCGCATCGAACAGAAATTGGTGGATTACAACAAGGAAGCCGAGCGATTCGGAG GATACTCATATGAGGAGCTATCAGAAGTTTCTCCAGATCACCGCTTCATTGCGTACACCATGTATGACAAAGATAAGGATTCTTTCACTTTAATGGTCAGGGATCTGGTGACGGGCACACTATGTGATAAACCTCGTGCTGATCGGGTCTCAAATATTTCATGGGCTATGGATGGGAAAGCGCTGGTTTATATTGTTACAAATGAGGATAGAAGACCATATAG GCTGTTTTGCAGCATTATTGGATCAAACAAGGATGATATTCTTATATTGGAAGAAcctgatgagaatatttatttgaATATCAGACATACGAAGGATTTTCGGTTTATAACATTAAATGTCTTTTCAGACACGCACTCAAAG GTATATTTAATAAGGGCTTCTGACCCCTTGTCCAGAATGACACTGGTATGGGAAGGTGAATCCCAAGTTCATTGCATTGTGGAGCATCATCATGGACGCCTGTATTTATTCACAGATGCTGCAAGAGAAGGTGTCTGTGTTAATTCGCATTACCTAATGCAGTGTGATGTGGAATCTCCTGGGCCAAAGAGTTGGAAG AATGTTTTCCTTGAGGAACCAGGTATTATTCTTGAAGATGTTGACTTTTGCAATACTCATATGGTGCTTATTCTGAGACAAGGCAGAAAACTCAGACTTTGTTCAGTTAATCTGCCTCTACCTGAAAATATTCAA GTACCTGCTCATCTATCAGATTTTCACCCACTTGACTTGCCTCTTCCCAATCATGTGTGTCAGATTTTATCTGGCCCAAATTATGACTACTATTCCTCAACAATGCGTTTCACAATATCATCACCCGTG ATGCCAGATGCAGTTGTTGATTACAACTTACTAAGTGGAAAGTGGCAAATGGTGCAACAGCAAAACATGCTTCATGAGAGAACAAAGGTACTGTATGGGAATGCTTTTGCTTCTAATGCGGGCAAGCTGTCTTCAGATGGAGCTGATTTGTCAAGTGAAGATTTGGGAGATTGTGACTGGAACGAGCTCTCTGAATACTATGCATGTGAGTACTATGATGTTCCATCGAAGGACGGAGTTTTGATTCCACTCACCTTGGTATATTCACGAAAGCACAAGCAAGAGGGGAATCCAGGATTACTTCATGGGCATGGTGCTTATGGTGAGATTCTGGATAAGCGTTGGCGTAGTGAGTTAAAGAGCCTACTCGATCGTGGTTGGGTGATTGCATATGCTGATGTTAG GGGTGGTGGAGGTTATGGCAAGGAGTGGCACCGGGATGGTGCACGTACCAAAAAGATGAATTCTATATATGATTTTGTCTCTTGTGGTGAATTTCTTCTTGAAAAAGGTATCATACAAGAAAATAAGCTTGCTGGATGGGGATACAGTGCTGGAGGACTTCTGGTGGCTTCGGCAATCAATACTCGTCCAGATTTGTTCCGTGCCGCTGTTTTAAAG GTCCCTTTCTTGGATGTTTGCAACACACTGCTCCATCCTATTCTACCTCTTACAGCCATTGATTATGAAGAGTTTGGATTTCCTGTGGACCATGAAGAATTCCTTTCAATCAAGAAGTATTCTCCCTATGATAATATCCAGAAGGATGTTCCTTACCCAGCTGTGTTTGTGACATCATCATTTAATACAAG GTTTGGTGTATGGGAAGCAGCTAAATGGGTTGCAAAAGTCCGTGAACTTACTCAATATGATCCGGAGCGGCCTGTAATTCTCAACTTGACAACAGATGTTGTGGAAGAAAGCAAGTATTTGGAAACCAAGGAATTAGCAACGGAGACTGCTTTCCTAATTAAAATGGTGAACAATACCTGA